In a genomic window of Saccharothrix sp. HUAS TT1:
- a CDS encoding HNH endonuclease family protein, whose translation MSTVNRTARFTASLRLPALSLLLAGGLAVGLVSPARATPPNIPSTSTALAELAALRVAAEGSTSGYSRDLFPHWSTVSGACNTRETVLKRDGANVVTDSSCAATSGRWHSPYDGATWTAASDVDIDHVVPLAEAWRSGASSWTTARRQSFANDLSAPQLIAVTDNVNQAKGDQDPARWKPPLSSYWCTYAKMWTRSKHKWGLAVDSSEKSALQSMLGRC comes from the coding sequence ATGTCAACGGTCAACAGAACCGCGCGATTCACCGCTTCCCTGCGACTTCCGGCTCTTTCCCTGCTCCTGGCTGGTGGGCTGGCAGTCGGTCTGGTCTCCCCTGCCCGGGCGACGCCGCCGAACATCCCCAGCACCAGCACCGCGCTCGCGGAGCTGGCCGCGCTGAGGGTGGCTGCCGAGGGGTCCACGAGCGGCTACTCGCGGGACCTGTTCCCGCACTGGAGCACCGTCTCGGGCGCCTGCAACACCCGCGAGACCGTGCTCAAGCGGGACGGCGCGAACGTGGTCACCGATTCGAGCTGCGCGGCCACCTCCGGCCGCTGGCACAGCCCCTACGACGGCGCGACCTGGACCGCCGCCTCCGACGTCGACATCGACCACGTCGTGCCGCTGGCGGAGGCGTGGCGCTCCGGCGCGTCGTCCTGGACCACGGCCCGGCGGCAGTCGTTCGCCAACGACCTCAGCGCTCCGCAGCTCATCGCCGTCACCGACAACGTCAACCAGGCCAAGGGCGACCAGGACCCGGCCCGGTGGAAGCCGCCGCTGTCCTCGTACTGGTGCACCTACGCCAAGATGTGGACGCGCTCCAAGCACAAGTGGGGTTTGGCGGTGGACTCCTCGGAGAAGTCTGCACTGCAAAGCATGCTGGGGAGGTGCTGA